One Carassius auratus strain Wakin chromosome 16, ASM336829v1, whole genome shotgun sequence genomic window carries:
- the lag3 gene encoding lymphocyte activation gene 3 protein — protein MIKKQFLTILGLALVFEGAQCQEHDVFVAHGSLAVLPCRDETSALSHPTAVSWSRIVGNVLKTVWRREKSGLEFRQVRNPSRVNCPVPKSGKADYSLHIAETTIEDAGKYICEVDGKIRTLKVINLRVVRVSFSPAVVVEGLGMEAACQVSPGTQSVQINWKRDGKLTWRSNISNVSQKDGGDWTCQVTYNGGVVEATASLQVKGIVTPQNDSVVYAAVGSSIPLPCVFTDGLIPSTATWNRTSTTSYSPLPLPESFNKSAGPSASAAIQTVQDGDEGMYTCSGTMKGLNGETNTVLRRMELVVARVLSSSSSSGNGPMSLSCHLSNPSQITSYEWLRVNYGPNDTRTVSSVQKTKSVRIQEVSEKDAGEWVCRYYGEQGVLGSVTYELHVMGAVKSENSSSGNKTAMVVGLGVFFLVVFLVVFQMYRNYRRKKMILLYPAMETIVHQAATEREQRERSRPKVTEVCVGDL, from the exons ATGATTAAGAAGCAGTTTCTGACGATTCTGGGGTTAGCGCTGGTTTTTGAAG GTGCTCAGTGTCAGGAACATGATGTGTTTGTGGCTCATGGTTCTCTAGCAGTGCTGCCATGTAGGGATGAGACTTCTGCGCTCTCACATCCTACCGCAGTCTCCTGGAGCAGGATAGTCGGAAA TGTCCTGAAGACAGTCTGGCGGCGAGAGAAGAGCGGGTTAGAGTTTCGTCAGGTTAGAAACCCATCACGTGTTAACTGTCCCGTCCCGAAATCTGGAAAGGCGGATTACAGCCTCCACATCGCTGAAACGACAATCGAGGACGCAGGAAAGTACATCTGTGAAGTCGATGGAAAGATTCGGACGCTGAAGGTCATCAATCTCAGAGTTGTAAGAG TGTCATTTTCTCCTGCAGTAGTGGTGGAAGGATTAGGAATGGAGGCAGCGTGCCAGGTCAGTCCTGGGACACAGTCTGTACAAATCAACTGGAAACGAGACGGCAAATTAACATGGAGATCCAACATCTCCAACGTGTCTCAAAAAGATGGAGGAGACTGGACCTGTCAGGTTACATACAATGGTGGAGTGGTAGAGGCAACCGCATCCCTCCAGGTCAAAG GAATCGTCACCCCTCAGAACGACTCAGTGGTGTACGCTGCAGTGGGTTCCTCCATCCCCTTGCCCTGCGTCTTCACCGATGGTCTGATCCCTTCCACCGCGACGTGGAACAGAACCTCCACAACATCAtactctcctcttcctctccctgaATCTTTCAACAAGTCTGCTGGGCCCTCGGCATCAGCTGCTATACAGACAGTGCAGGATGGAGATGAAGGGATGTACACATGCTCAGGAACGATGAAGGGATTGAATGGAGAGACCAATACAGTACTAAGAAGGATGGAGCTAGTTGTAGCTCGAG TTTTGAGTTCGTCATCATCCAGTGGTAACGGTCCCATGTCCCTGAGTTGCCATCTCAGCAACCCCAGCCAGATCACTTCCTATGAGTGGCTCCGTGTGAATTACGGCCCAAACGACACTCGAACGGTGAGCTCTGTTCAAAAGACAAAGAGCGTCAGGATTCAAGAAGTCAGTGAGAAAGATGCTGGTGAATGGGTTTGTCGCTACTACGGGGAGCAAGGAGTTCTGGGGAGCGTGACTTACGAACTTCATGTGATGG GCGCTGTAAAGAGTGAAAATTCAAGTTCTGGCAACAAAACCGCTATGGTGGTGGGATTGGGCGTTTTCTTCTTGGTGGTATTCCTGGTTGTGTTCCAGATGTACAGGAACTACCGCCGG AAGAAGATGATCCTTCTTTACCCTGCGATGGAAACCATCGTCCATCAGGCCGCCACTGAACgagagcagagagagaggagCAGGCCAAaagtgactgaagtgtgtgtcggAGATCTCTAA
- the rpl18 gene encoding large ribosomal subunit protein eL18, with the protein MGVDIRHNKDRKVHRKEPKSQDIYLRLLVKLYRFLSRRSDAPFNKVILRRLFMSKTNRPPMALSRLIRKMKHPGRENLTAVVVGTITDDVRIQKIPKLKVCALKLTDRARSRILKAGGQIMTFDQLALTAPRGQGTVLLSGPRKAREVYRHFGKAPGTPHSHTKPYVRSKGRKFERARGRRASRGYKN; encoded by the exons ATG GGAGTTGACATCAGACACAACAAGGACCGTAAGGTTCACAGGAAGGAGCCCAAAAGTCAGGATATTTACCTGAGGCTCTTGGTCAAG TTGTACAGATTCCTGTCTCGCCGTTCTGATGCCCCCTTCAACAAGGTCATCCTGAGGAGGCTCTTCATGAGCAAGACCAACCGCCCCCCTATGGCCTTGTCCCGACTG aTCCGTAAGATGAAGCATCCAGGCCGTGAAAACCTGACTGCTGTTGTTGTGGGAACTATTACTGATGACGTCAGAATTCAGAAAATCCCTAAACTGAAG GTGTGTGCCCTGAAGTTGACCGACCGTGCTCGTAGCAGGATCTTGAAGGCTGGTGGACAGATCATGACCTTTGACCAGCTGGCGCTTACTGCACCAAGAGGACAGGGCACCGTTCTGTTGTCAG GACCCCGTAAGGCCAGAGAGGTGTACAGGCATTTTGGCAAAGCTCCTGGAACCCCCCACAGCCATACCAA ACCCTATGTGCGCTCCAAAGGCAGGAAGTTCGAGCGTGCCCGTGGTCGCAGAGCCAGCCGAGGATACAAGAACTAA